A genomic stretch from Caballeronia sp. LZ062 includes:
- the folE gene encoding GTP cyclohydrolase I FolE — translation MSAPHQHQLTGSDMPAESADRPTREEAEAAVRVLLRWAGDDPRREGLLDTPARVVRSYEEFFAGYAQNPRDILARTFSEVQGYDEMIVLKDIRFESYCEHHMVPIIGRAHVAYLPNKRVVGISKLARLVDAFAKRLQIQEKMTAQIADTLEEVLQPLGVGVILEAAHQCMSTRGVHKAGVSMVTSRMLGSFRDDPSTRREFLAIVGQQSGFSVSNT, via the coding sequence ATGAGCGCCCCGCATCAACATCAACTCACCGGCTCGGACATGCCCGCTGAATCAGCCGATCGTCCGACTCGCGAGGAAGCCGAAGCCGCCGTGCGCGTGCTCCTGCGCTGGGCCGGCGACGATCCGCGCCGCGAAGGCCTTCTCGACACGCCGGCGCGCGTCGTGCGTTCCTACGAGGAGTTCTTCGCTGGCTACGCGCAAAATCCGCGGGACATTCTCGCGCGCACGTTCTCCGAAGTGCAGGGCTACGACGAGATGATCGTGCTCAAGGACATTCGCTTCGAGAGCTATTGCGAGCATCACATGGTGCCGATCATCGGGCGCGCGCACGTCGCGTATCTGCCGAACAAGCGCGTGGTCGGCATTTCCAAGCTCGCGCGTCTCGTCGATGCCTTCGCCAAGCGTCTGCAGATTCAGGAGAAGATGACCGCGCAGATCGCCGATACGCTCGAAGAAGTCCTGCAACCGCTCGGCGTCGGCGTGATCCTCGAAGCCGCGCATCAGTGCATGTCGACGCGCGGCGTGCATAAGGCGGGCGTCTCGATGGTGACCTCGCGCATGCTCGGCTCGTTCCGAGACGATCCTTCCACGCGGCGCGAGTTTCTCGCTATCGTCGGGCAGCAGTCCGGCTTCAGCGTGTCCAATACCTGA
- a CDS encoding aldehyde dehydrogenase (NADP(+)), which yields MMITGEMLIGATAVRGTEATLRAFDPARNADLEPVFGGGGAAEVARACELADAAFDPYRHAPLETRALLLEAIADNILGMGDALIERAQAESALPKARLEGERARTVAQLRLFASLVREGRWLTATLDSAQPDRKPAPRPDLRLQKIPVGPVAVFGASNFPLAFSVAGGDTAAALAAGCPVVVKSHPAHLGTSEMVGRAVQKAVAETGVHEGVFSLVVGAGNAIGEALVAHPAIKAVGFTGSRRGGLALMEIAAKRPEPIPVFAEMSSVNPIFALPGALATRGEALATGYIDSVALGVGQFCTNPGLVFALADAKLDDFVDHATAALEKKDAQTMLTAGIAAAYEDGIRHRDDSGAQRIATGKQTEAASGALPALYRVSAEQFLATPQLADEIFGPTSVIVACEDEDQMIAVARQLEGQLTATLLMDNDDIDLARRLLPVLERKVGRILANGFPTGVEVSYAMVHGGPYPATSDGRSTSVGAMAIERFLRPVCYQDLPAALLPEALADENPLNLWRLRDGELGPN from the coding sequence ATGATGATCACCGGAGAAATGCTGATCGGCGCGACGGCCGTGCGCGGCACGGAAGCCACGCTGCGCGCCTTCGACCCGGCGCGCAATGCCGATCTCGAACCCGTGTTCGGCGGCGGCGGGGCGGCGGAAGTCGCGCGCGCGTGCGAACTGGCCGACGCCGCGTTCGATCCGTATCGCCATGCGCCACTCGAAACGCGCGCGCTGTTGCTCGAGGCGATCGCGGACAATATCCTCGGAATGGGCGATGCACTCATCGAGCGCGCGCAGGCCGAATCCGCGCTGCCCAAGGCGCGACTCGAAGGCGAGCGCGCCCGCACCGTCGCGCAGTTGCGGCTTTTTGCGTCGCTCGTGCGTGAAGGCCGCTGGCTCACGGCGACGCTCGATTCCGCGCAGCCGGACCGCAAGCCCGCGCCGCGCCCGGACTTGCGCTTGCAGAAGATTCCCGTCGGTCCGGTCGCCGTGTTCGGCGCAAGCAATTTTCCGCTTGCGTTCTCGGTCGCGGGCGGCGACACCGCAGCGGCGCTCGCGGCGGGCTGCCCGGTCGTCGTGAAGTCGCATCCAGCGCACCTCGGCACCTCCGAGATGGTCGGCCGCGCGGTGCAAAAGGCCGTCGCCGAAACGGGCGTGCATGAAGGCGTGTTCTCGCTCGTCGTCGGCGCGGGAAATGCCATCGGCGAGGCGCTCGTCGCGCATCCGGCGATCAAGGCGGTCGGCTTCACCGGGTCGCGGCGCGGCGGGCTGGCGCTCATGGAGATCGCGGCCAAGCGCCCCGAGCCGATTCCGGTCTTCGCGGAAATGAGCAGCGTCAACCCGATTTTCGCGCTGCCGGGTGCACTCGCCACGCGCGGCGAGGCGCTGGCGACCGGATACATCGACTCCGTGGCGCTCGGCGTCGGACAGTTCTGCACGAATCCGGGCCTCGTGTTCGCGCTAGCGGATGCGAAACTCGACGATTTCGTCGATCACGCCACAGCCGCTCTTGAAAAGAAGGACGCGCAGACGATGCTCACCGCAGGCATCGCGGCGGCGTACGAAGACGGCATTCGCCATCGCGACGATTCGGGCGCGCAGCGCATCGCGACCGGAAAGCAGACGGAGGCGGCGAGCGGCGCGCTGCCGGCGCTGTATCGCGTGAGCGCGGAGCAGTTTCTCGCGACGCCGCAGCTGGCCGACGAGATTTTCGGGCCGACGTCCGTGATCGTTGCGTGTGAGGACGAGGATCAGATGATCGCGGTGGCGCGTCAGCTCGAAGGCCAACTGACCGCGACGCTGCTGATGGACAACGACGACATCGACCTGGCGCGGCGCCTGTTGCCGGTGCTCGAACGCAAGGTTGGGCGGATTCTGGCGAACGGCTTTCCGACGGGCGTCGAGGTGTCGTACGCGATGGTTCACGGCGGCCCGTACCCGGCGACATCCGATGGCCGGTCGACGTCGGTCGGCGCGATGGCTATCGAGCGATTCCTGCGGCCGGTGTGCTACCAGGACTTGCCGGCGGCGCTCCTGCCCGAGGCGCTCGCGGACGAAAACCCGCTGAACCTGTGGCGCTTGCGCGATGGCGAGTTGGGGCCGAACTGA
- a CDS encoding TetR/AcrR family transcriptional regulator yields the protein MTRTKPRSTYRHGDLRRALIDAGIELAREGGPDAIVLREATRRAGVVPNAAYRHFENRDALLSAVRSAALSAVAEAMEEELAARPKKRRRADAARAGLRAVGAGYLRFAQAETGLFRTAFAAPQAEWAEHEEPYGAGPSGLDPFQLLSRALDDMVETGALDARRRPEAEYLAWSAVHGFALLVIEGPLQGLDASQIEPLAKRLLSMVESGL from the coding sequence ATGACAAGAACAAAGCCGCGAAGCACTTACAGACACGGCGACCTTCGGCGCGCGCTGATCGACGCGGGCATCGAACTCGCGCGCGAAGGCGGTCCGGATGCGATCGTTCTGCGCGAAGCAACGCGTCGCGCGGGCGTCGTGCCGAACGCGGCTTACCGGCACTTCGAGAACAGGGACGCGCTGCTTTCGGCCGTGCGTTCGGCGGCGCTGTCGGCGGTCGCCGAGGCGATGGAAGAGGAACTCGCTGCGCGGCCGAAGAAGCGTCGTCGCGCCGATGCCGCCCGAGCGGGACTGCGCGCTGTCGGTGCGGGGTATCTGCGTTTCGCGCAAGCCGAGACGGGACTGTTTCGCACGGCGTTTGCCGCGCCTCAGGCAGAGTGGGCCGAGCATGAAGAACCGTACGGTGCCGGGCCGAGCGGTCTCGACCCGTTCCAGCTTCTGAGCCGCGCGCTCGACGACATGGTGGAAACGGGCGCGCTCGACGCGCGGCGGCGCCCCGAAGCCGAATATCTGGCGTGGAGCGCGGTGCACGGCTTTGCGCTTCTCGTGATCGAAGGGCCACTGCAAGGGCTCGATGCCAGTCAGATCGAGCCACTTGCAAAGCGGCTTTTGTCGATGGTGGAGAGCGGCTTGTAA
- a CDS encoding SMP-30/gluconolactonase/LRE family protein, with protein MTLSDRRYPDPAVRVLDPRFNALRIASASVECLYQGARWSEGPVWFGDGRCLLWSDIPNNRILRWDEESGQVGVFRKPSNNANGNTRDREGRLVTCEHLTRRVTRTEYDGSITVLADRYDGKPLNSPNDVVVKSDGSIWFSDPTFGIDGFYEGEKQASQLKPCVYRVDGQSGEITVMIDDFIGPNGLAFSPDESVLYVVESRSTPRKIMAFDVLDGGRALGKRRELIDAGPGTPDGFRVDIHGNLWCGWGMGDAELDGVRVFTPQGEAIGHIDLPERCANVCFGGRHRNRLFMAASHGLYSLYVNTQGAKGG; from the coding sequence ATGACCCTCTCCGATCGCCGCTATCCCGACCCCGCCGTGCGCGTGCTCGATCCGCGCTTCAACGCGCTGCGCATTGCATCGGCATCGGTCGAGTGTCTCTATCAGGGCGCGCGCTGGTCGGAAGGGCCGGTCTGGTTCGGCGACGGGCGGTGTCTCTTGTGGAGCGATATTCCGAACAACCGCATCCTGCGCTGGGACGAAGAGAGCGGACAGGTCGGCGTTTTTCGCAAGCCGTCGAACAACGCAAACGGCAACACGCGCGACCGCGAAGGGCGGCTCGTGACCTGCGAGCATCTGACGCGGCGGGTGACGCGCACCGAGTACGACGGCTCCATCACCGTGCTCGCGGACCGCTACGACGGCAAGCCGCTCAATTCGCCGAACGATGTCGTCGTGAAGTCGGACGGCTCCATCTGGTTCAGCGATCCGACCTTCGGCATCGACGGCTTCTACGAAGGCGAAAAGCAGGCGTCGCAACTGAAACCGTGCGTGTATCGCGTGGATGGCCAGAGCGGCGAGATCACCGTGATGATCGATGACTTCATCGGCCCCAACGGACTCGCGTTTTCGCCGGATGAATCGGTGCTGTATGTCGTCGAGTCACGCTCGACGCCGCGCAAGATCATGGCGTTCGACGTGCTCGACGGCGGGCGCGCGCTCGGCAAGCGCCGCGAACTCATCGACGCCGGCCCCGGCACGCCGGATGGCTTTCGCGTGGATATCCACGGCAATCTGTGGTGCGGCTGGGGCATGGGCGATGCCGAACTCGACGGCGTGCGCGTGTTCACGCCGCAGGGCGAAGCGATCGGCCATATCGATCTTCCCGAGCGCTGCGCGAACGTCTGCTTCGGCGGACGGCATCGCAACCGGCTCTTCATGGCGGCGAGCCACGGGCTGTATTCGCTCTATGTGAACACGCAAGGGGCGAAAGGCGGCTAG
- a CDS encoding short chain dehydrogenase — protein MKIAVIGATGTVGRAVCAAFKPRHEVIEIGATRGTHRVDLLDLDSIQRLFIAIGRVDAIVATAGHVHFGELTSMTPAQFRLGLDDKLMGQVNLVLTARDYLNDGGSFTLTSGIVGAEPIRQGASAAAVNGAIEGFVRGAAIELPRGLRINAVSPTMLEEARESFGPYFRGFEAASGARVALAYSRSVEGAETGRVYAVH, from the coding sequence ATGAAAATCGCTGTCATCGGCGCGACCGGCACGGTCGGCCGGGCCGTCTGCGCCGCATTCAAACCTCGTCACGAAGTCATCGAAATCGGCGCGACGCGCGGCACGCATCGCGTCGATCTGCTCGATCTCGACAGCATCCAGCGCCTGTTCATTGCCATCGGCCGCGTCGATGCCATCGTCGCGACGGCGGGCCATGTCCACTTTGGCGAACTCACCAGCATGACGCCCGCGCAGTTTCGCCTCGGCCTCGACGACAAGCTCATGGGCCAGGTCAACCTCGTGCTCACGGCGCGCGACTATCTGAACGATGGCGGCTCCTTCACGCTCACGAGCGGCATCGTCGGCGCCGAGCCGATCCGGCAAGGCGCGAGCGCGGCGGCTGTGAACGGCGCGATCGAAGGCTTCGTGCGCGGCGCCGCGATCGAGTTGCCGCGCGGGCTGCGCATCAACGCTGTCAGCCCGACCATGCTGGAAGAAGCGCGGGAGAGCTTCGGACCGTATTTCCGCGGGTTCGAGGCGGCGAGCGGTGCACGCGTGGCGCTTGCGTATAGCCGGAGCGTGGAAGGCGCGGAAACGGGGCGCGTGTATGCCGTGCATTGA
- a CDS encoding VOC family protein: MQVQPYLFFEGRCEEAVSFYREQLGAQVVMTMRFRDNPDAGKDGGSEAASGCSMPPGSEDKIMHTAFTIGESMLMASDGMCSGKPNFGGVSLSLSANDEQQAEKFFDALSNGGQIQMPMTRTFFAKRFGMVQDKFGVSWMVLGGVENKPA, from the coding sequence ATGCAAGTTCAACCGTATCTGTTTTTCGAAGGCCGTTGCGAAGAAGCGGTCTCGTTCTATCGCGAGCAACTCGGCGCGCAGGTGGTCATGACCATGCGCTTTCGAGACAACCCCGATGCGGGCAAAGATGGCGGCAGCGAAGCGGCGAGTGGCTGCAGCATGCCTCCTGGCTCGGAGGACAAGATCATGCACACGGCGTTTACCATCGGCGAATCCATGCTGATGGCATCCGACGGCATGTGCAGCGGCAAGCCGAATTTCGGCGGCGTCTCCCTTTCGCTGAGCGCAAACGACGAGCAACAAGCCGAGAAGTTCTTTGATGCGCTCTCTAACGGCGGCCAGATTCAGATGCCGATGACGCGCACCTTCTTCGCCAAACGCTTCGGCATGGTTCAGGACAAGTTCGGCGTGTCGTGGATGGTGCTCGGCGGCGTGGAGAACAAGCCGGCGTGA
- the epsC gene encoding serine O-acetyltransferase EpsC — MASPSRSVPPGTSPAPLDAATGEAPREWGLSRIVSELRESREQLHRTRHPLGIRELPSRDAIVKIVNGLRSALFPTHYGTPDLTDESVDYYVGQTLETTLRLLHEQIRRALRFLPEHRDTSDADLSAQAFATAREFGAQLPAIRALLVSDILAAFSGDPAAQHITEILLCYPGVWAMMHHRLAHALHRLGVPLLARFINEIAHSLTGIDIHPGATIGPSFFIDHGTGVVIGETAIIGERVRVYQAVTLGAKSFPAGGDGMLVKGNARHPIVEDDVVIYAGATILGRVTIGKGSVIGGNVWLTHSVPPGSNVSQGKVREGTGPDAPRNGFGA, encoded by the coding sequence ATGGCTTCGCCCAGCAGATCCGTGCCGCCCGGCACTTCGCCCGCTCCTCTCGACGCCGCAACCGGCGAAGCGCCCCGCGAATGGGGCTTGTCGCGCATCGTCTCCGAGCTGCGCGAGTCGCGCGAACAACTGCATCGCACGAGGCATCCGCTCGGCATACGCGAGTTGCCGTCGCGCGATGCCATCGTGAAGATCGTCAACGGGCTGCGCTCCGCGCTTTTCCCGACACATTACGGCACGCCCGATCTCACCGACGAAAGCGTGGACTACTACGTCGGACAGACGCTCGAAACGACCTTGCGCCTGTTGCACGAGCAGATTCGCCGCGCGTTGCGCTTCCTGCCGGAACACCGCGATACGAGCGATGCCGACCTGAGCGCGCAGGCTTTCGCGACCGCCCGCGAGTTCGGCGCGCAATTGCCTGCGATTCGCGCGTTGCTCGTGTCGGACATTCTCGCCGCGTTTTCGGGCGATCCCGCAGCGCAACACATCACCGAGATTCTGCTGTGCTATCCGGGCGTGTGGGCCATGATGCATCACCGGCTCGCGCATGCGTTGCATCGCCTCGGCGTGCCGCTGCTCGCGCGCTTCATCAACGAGATCGCGCATTCGCTGACGGGCATCGACATCCATCCGGGCGCGACCATCGGTCCGAGCTTTTTCATCGACCACGGCACGGGCGTGGTGATCGGCGAAACAGCGATCATCGGCGAGCGCGTGCGGGTTTATCAGGCGGTGACGCTCGGCGCGAAGAGTTTCCCCGCCGGCGGCGACGGCATGCTGGTGAAGGGCAATGCGCGCCATCCGATCGTCGAGGACGATGTCGTCATCTACGCGGGCGCGACAATTCTTGGGCGCGTCACTATCGGCAAGGGCTCGGTGATCGGCGGCAACGTCTGGCTGACGCATAGCGTTCCGCCGGGCAGCAACGTATCGCAGGGCAAGGTCCGCGAAGGCACGGGACCGGATGCGCCGCGCAACGGCTTCGGCGCATGA
- a CDS encoding DUF3005 domain-containing protein encodes MNNAESNELQGKQSERAAESPVKTPAAETAHIRMSDAMAAESGRDAPRDAARGASSATTEGLQRHPRGVDVLNDDTLDDTVDTDAKNIHAKRGGEMLAREPDAVIVSNATLSNHVPEPSSVLAGFDSRPGYKGFALALARGCRVVDRGMAEPALPEIEEHLRFEARDAHGHTLRGRNHYALNHMRPSRLIVIERS; translated from the coding sequence ATGAACAACGCCGAATCCAACGAGCTGCAAGGCAAACAGAGCGAGCGCGCGGCAGAGAGTCCGGTGAAGACGCCGGCGGCGGAAACCGCGCACATCCGGATGAGCGACGCGATGGCGGCCGAATCCGGTCGCGATGCGCCTCGGGATGCGGCGCGTGGCGCATCATCGGCGACGACGGAGGGATTGCAGCGTCACCCGCGTGGCGTCGATGTGCTCAACGACGACACGCTCGACGACACCGTCGATACCGACGCCAAGAACATTCACGCGAAACGTGGAGGGGAAATGCTGGCTCGCGAGCCGGATGCCGTGATCGTCTCGAATGCCACGCTATCGAACCATGTGCCGGAGCCGAGCAGCGTCCTCGCGGGCTTCGATAGCCGTCCCGGGTATAAAGGTTTCGCGCTGGCGCTGGCAAGAGGCTGCCGCGTCGTCGACCGGGGGATGGCCGAGCCCGCGTTGCCGGAGATCGAAGAACATTTGCGCTTCGAGGCGCGCGATGCGCACGGCCACACGTTGCGCGGCCGCAACCACTATGCGCTGAATCACATGCGGCCGTCGCGGCTGATCGTGATCGAACGGTCGTAG
- a CDS encoding ABC transporter permease has protein sequence MFANLLVQLVNGLADACALFLVASGLSLIFGVTRIVNFAHGSLYMLGVYVAYSLTSRFGASVPGFWLSVLGAALIVGALGALIEVCVLRRIYRAPELFHLLATFALVLILRDAALYLWGPDDLFGPRAPHLAGAMQLLGHALPVYDVALIVAGPLVLVALWYALTRTRWGTLVRAASSDREMLGALGVNQAWLFTSVFFAGAFLAGLGGALQIPRMPANLSLDIDTIGNAFVVVVVGGMGSIPGAFVAALLIAEIKAVCIGIGHVSLFGIGFSLSKFTLVAEFVLMAVVLVLRPWGLFGRAQAIARSAAPADRPLVPATRRMRTGWAIVVLLLALAPLAADALPYMPVLLVEIFIAVLFAASLHFIMGPGGMHSFGHAAYFGLGAYGAALFLKALALPMEAALVLGPLLAGIGAIVFGWFCVRLSGVYLAMLTLAFAQIVWSIVYQWDAVTGGSNGLLGMWPSPWLASPVAFYYVTLIAAIIGVWLLRRMLFAPLGLAMRAGRDSPLRAEAIGIDVARVQWVAFVAAALVCGLAGSLYAFSKGNISPEVISVGRSVDGLVMVLLGGIQTLAGPVVGAAVFTWLQDTVARQTDYWQALLGAAILVLVMAFPQGIAGFARDRFAEAQ, from the coding sequence ATGTTCGCCAACCTGCTCGTCCAACTCGTTAACGGCCTAGCCGATGCCTGCGCGCTTTTCCTCGTCGCGTCGGGACTGTCGCTGATATTCGGCGTCACGCGGATCGTCAATTTCGCGCACGGCTCGCTCTACATGCTGGGCGTCTATGTCGCCTACAGTCTGACGAGCCGGTTCGGTGCCAGCGTGCCGGGGTTCTGGTTATCGGTTCTCGGCGCGGCACTCATCGTTGGCGCGTTGGGGGCGCTGATCGAAGTCTGCGTGCTAAGGCGCATCTACCGCGCGCCGGAGCTTTTTCATTTGCTTGCGACTTTCGCGCTTGTGCTGATCTTGCGTGACGCCGCGCTGTATTTGTGGGGACCGGACGATCTCTTCGGCCCGCGCGCGCCGCATCTCGCGGGCGCGATGCAATTGCTCGGCCATGCGTTACCGGTGTATGACGTGGCGTTGATCGTCGCCGGTCCGCTCGTCCTCGTCGCGCTCTGGTATGCGCTGACGCGAACGCGCTGGGGCACGCTGGTCCGCGCCGCCAGCTCCGATCGCGAAATGCTGGGCGCGCTAGGCGTGAATCAGGCGTGGCTATTCACGAGTGTTTTCTTTGCGGGCGCGTTTCTCGCGGGCCTCGGCGGCGCGTTGCAAATACCGCGCATGCCTGCGAATCTCTCGCTCGATATCGACACCATTGGCAACGCATTCGTGGTCGTCGTGGTCGGCGGCATGGGCTCGATTCCGGGCGCATTCGTCGCGGCTCTGTTGATCGCGGAAATCAAGGCTGTGTGCATCGGCATCGGGCATGTGTCGCTCTTCGGCATTGGATTTTCTCTGTCGAAGTTCACGCTGGTCGCGGAGTTCGTCTTGATGGCCGTCGTGTTGGTGTTGCGCCCTTGGGGCTTGTTCGGGCGCGCGCAGGCCATTGCCCGCTCCGCCGCGCCCGCCGACAGGCCGCTCGTGCCTGCCACGCGCCGCATGAGAACAGGCTGGGCCATCGTCGTGTTGCTGCTCGCACTTGCGCCCTTGGCAGCCGACGCTTTGCCGTATATGCCCGTCTTGCTCGTCGAAATCTTCATCGCCGTGTTGTTTGCCGCGAGCCTGCACTTCATCATGGGACCGGGCGGCATGCATTCGTTCGGCCACGCGGCATATTTCGGGCTGGGCGCTTACGGCGCGGCGCTTTTCCTGAAGGCGCTTGCGTTGCCGATGGAAGCGGCGCTCGTGCTCGGGCCGCTCCTTGCAGGCATCGGTGCAATCGTATTCGGATGGTTTTGCGTGCGGCTGTCCGGCGTCTATCTCGCCATGCTCACGCTCGCCTTTGCGCAGATCGTGTGGTCCATCGTCTATCAATGGGACGCGGTGACGGGCGGCAGCAACGGATTGCTCGGCATGTGGCCTTCGCCGTGGCTCGCGTCGCCTGTGGCCTTCTACTATGTCACGCTTATTGCCGCGATCATCGGCGTATGGCTCTTGCGACGTATGTTGTTCGCACCGCTCGGCCTCGCGATGCGCGCGGGCCGCGACTCGCCGCTGCGCGCCGAAGCAATCGGCATCGACGTCGCGCGCGTGCAATGGGTCGCGTTCGTCGCTGCGGCACTGGTATGCGGCCTCGCCGGTTCGCTGTATGCCTTCTCTAAGGGGAATATCTCGCCCGAAGTCATCAGCGTGGGGCGTTCCGTGGACGGTCTCGTGATGGTGCTGCTCGGCGGCATTCAGACTCTTGCCGGACCGGTGGTCGGCGCAGCGGTCTTCACGTGGTTGCAAGACACGGTGGCGCGGCAAACCGACTATTGGCAGGCCTTGCTCGGGGCCGCCATTCTGGTGCTCGTCATGGCGTTTCCTCAAGGCATTGCGGGCTTCGCGCGCGACCGGTTCGCGGAGGCGCAATGA
- a CDS encoding GNAT family N-acetyltransferase, with amino-acid sequence MKWTRGDYRVTTDIDSFDFDVIHHYLSEVAYWSPGVPRETVERAARHSLAFGLFEGTQQIGYARMITDTATFAYLADVFVLPARQGAGLGKWMMECVMSHPDLQRLRRMMLVTSDAHGLYARFGFRASAHPERIMEKTAKT; translated from the coding sequence ATGAAATGGACCCGGGGCGACTACCGCGTGACGACGGACATCGATTCATTCGACTTCGATGTCATTCACCACTATCTGAGCGAAGTCGCGTACTGGTCGCCGGGCGTGCCGCGCGAGACGGTGGAGCGCGCGGCGCGTCATTCGCTTGCGTTCGGGCTGTTCGAAGGCACGCAGCAGATCGGCTATGCGCGCATGATCACCGATACCGCGACCTTCGCCTATCTCGCCGACGTGTTCGTCCTGCCCGCGCGTCAAGGCGCGGGGCTCGGCAAATGGATGATGGAATGCGTGATGTCGCATCCCGACTTGCAGCGTCTGCGCCGCATGATGCTCGTCACATCCGACGCGCACGGGCTGTATGCGCGCTTCGGCTTCCGGGCGAGCGCGCATCCGGAGCGCATCATGGAGAAGACCGCGAAGACCTAG
- a CDS encoding nuclear transport factor 2 family protein: MNLENDRAYDEARIRELAEAWRQAVLAKDAAALVAHYAPDVVVFDVVPPASMTGVQRYCENWQRWFDSIHGPLAFDVMDMHIAVSGELAYAHSLNRVAAGGRDDIVRATVCFKKIDGDWRVVHEHASVPLMMDMDPDESA, from the coding sequence ATGAACTTGGAGAACGACCGCGCGTATGACGAAGCGCGCATTCGGGAACTCGCGGAAGCCTGGCGGCAAGCGGTCCTCGCGAAAGACGCCGCCGCGCTCGTCGCGCATTACGCACCGGATGTCGTCGTGTTCGATGTCGTGCCGCCCGCTTCCATGACAGGCGTGCAGCGTTACTGCGAGAACTGGCAGCGCTGGTTCGACAGCATCCACGGCCCGCTCGCGTTCGACGTCATGGACATGCACATCGCGGTCAGCGGCGAACTCGCGTATGCGCACTCGCTCAATCGCGTGGCGGCGGGTGGACGCGACGACATCGTGCGCGCTACGGTGTGTTTCAAGAAGATCGACGGCGATTGGCGCGTGGTGCACGAGCACGCGTCGGTGCCGCTCATGATGGACATGGACCCCGACGAATCGGCCTGA